The genomic region TATCGTATGAGATTCCGATTGTACTTTCGATCGGTGGACTTGGAGCGGCTGCGGGTGCGCGGTTTCGTTCTCGGTACCCACCGACCCTCGTTGCTCCCGTTGCCGCAATCGCACTCACTGTCGTCCGAGCTGTGCTCGACACTGTTCTggccgtgctgctgctgctgctgctgttgctgttgttgctgctggtgcggaTGGTTCATTGGATGGTGATGGCCTCCACCGTAGCCGCCGCCTCGGCCACCGACACCGCTGTTGTGCTGCCGTCGGGCCGTCATCATGGGGCTCTCGCTGGACAGATACTTGGCGCCGTTGAACGGGACGGATTCGGGGCAGGGGGCCGGTGGGCTCGCCGGCTCGAAACCCATATCATCCGAGAACTCCTGGTTCACGTTGCGGTAGAACTCTTCGGTCGGTTCGCCCGCCTGGCTGAAGAACTCGATGTTGCCACCGATCAGCATCGGATCGTTGATGCCACTGCCACCGCCTGCACTTCCGCCCCCGCTCGAAGGAGGCCCCGTCCGGTAGCACTGCTCGTAGAGGACCGACCCGCTCTCGTAATCGTTCTCCGGCCCGCTCACGTTGTTGTACATATCCTGGTGGttcagctgctgctgatggtggtggttcggatggtgctggtggtggtgctggtttgGATGCTGTCGGATCCAGTTCTGCGGGAAGCTCGGGATCGGTGGGGGAAGCGTATCCCACCGGGGTTGGCTACCGTTCGACTGGTTCGGTCCACCACCGCCGTTTTTGCGCATCATCTGCGGCGAAAGGGCGGCCGGGTTGGTCCGGATGGTCATATTGTTCGGCGGTCGGTACGTGCCGTACGGATGATCCGGTGGAGGCGGCAAAACATCCGAGATGTTGATCGGTTCCCTCATCGGCGCATTGTACTCGTTACTCGACGCTGGACTGTTGCCGTTCGAACACTTCAGGCAGGACTCCTCCGAAAGGGTCGGTCCcatgccaccaccaccgggtcCCCCACCGCCTCCGAGCCCCCCGAGTGTCATCATACCACCACGCTGGAGCGTCACGGTGGCATACGGTTCCGGTGGAATGTTTCCCCCGCCGCCCAGATTGTTCATCAGCTTTCCCATCTGCTGCGCCGACGGCATCGTGTTGTTGGTCAGCTCGGCGTACTCGGACGTGCTCGGTGGGTCAAGCGAGTGGGACGGGTGAGCTTTCACGAGCGTGTTGCCGTGTAGCCAGAGTGTGTGCTGCTTGTCCGGAATGATCGTCGTTACGGAGGGACCCGGGTAGGACGCCTTGACGCTCTGCTTCTTGCGCACCGTCCAGAAGATGGCAAAGATAGCTGCACTGATGATGCCGACGCAGACCACCACCAGGGCCGTACCGGACATCCACGAGGCAGTCCAGTAGCTGGGCGTTGGATCGgttctatttaaaaaaacatggaaaaaattGCCCATCAAGATGATTCCAACAACGAAGGAACAACTTTCTACAACCGAACACACTTACCGCACAATGTTCTGCGGATCCATATGAAGCGGTGTCGGAGAACTATAAGGACCTGCAGCAAGGGTCGGAGAAGAGGAAGATATTATAGCGGGCATTTCCTAGTACCGTCAATTGAAGATTTTACTTACCAATCCCGCCGGCAGTAAGGCTCGCGACACGGGCAATGTACATCGCGCCCGGCGTGAGACTGTTGATGACGACCGACTGCGTCGACGAGTTGAGCGACATTTGTCCGAGTACTTTATTGGTAGCGTTCGATTTTATTTGTATCtacaaaatgaaacagaaaagacggatcgaaaaagtgATCGTTGAGAGGGACCAGCTATACGTAGTGTTTATACTTAGAAGACTGATATCTATGTGAAGTATTTAAGAGTTTTTACAAATCAATTTATTACGTATTGTTTAAATGCATTGTAACATATACTCTATCAAAACCTTTACTCGAATAAAGTCAGGTTTATGTCTGTGTTATGTAAACTATGtcgttttaaaaaacgcgatTTCTTCCAAAAGCTCGTTACAATCCGAAATTTGATTGATgtgaaaaatataattatttcgtggttgtttgtaaaatgtaatgaaaatgaaatgaaaatatgctGAGCTCGGAAGGGACGATTGTAGTTTTCCAATCTTCATCAATTTGTTCTCCTATGATGGACATTTTTCATGGGGTAAACTCTGATGTTAAACGTACTCAGTTCATAATCAAAAACTATATTCAGACTGGCGTACCTAGATACGGATTAAAACTGTAAGTTTTGCCACTAGAGAAGGTTAGGCGTTGGCATCAATTTGTGACAATCGTCGCTCTTGATCAAAAGTTAAACTCgaggtaaataaaaattaatatttctagGGAACTTGATAGTTTTTTCATTAACAGAAGTGAATTAAAAAACCCCAGATTGATTCTGTTTTTGGGTCGCggggtttcgttttcttaAACCGGAAACACCTACCTTGTACCCCGTGAGTTCTCCATTGAGCAGATGGGCGGGGGGTGGAGACCATCGGACGAACGCCGCCGTCGTGTTGATCACACCAACGCGCACATCGGTAGGGGGCGCTGTCGGAGGCCCATCGAGCGTGCGTCCACGTCTTATGTTCGAAACCGAACCGGCCAAACCCTCGGGAATGCTGGCGAAGATCTCGTACTCGCTGTACGGCCGCAGCCCGGTGAGGGTAAGCTCCTTCAGGTTGCTCGTGGTCAGCACGCTGCTGAAGGACGAATTGTACAGATAGTAGTCGACCGGACGGGATGCGACGCGGTAGTACATGCGCAGCTGCATGCGGGACGTACTGTCCGTCACGTCCCACGTCACGCCGATCGAGCTGGCCGACACGGTGAACACGTTGTTCAGCACGATGAACTGGTGATGGTTGGCCCATCGGTGCTGTTCGTAACCGGCGGCCAGTGCGTCCTTCCGCACGTCCACCGGTTCGTCCTTGCCCAGTACGGTTAGCCGGATCTTCTTGACGATGCTGCCGGCTTCGTTGATGGCCGCGCAAGCGTACCAACCCTCGTCCCCTTTGGAGATCTGCTTGAGCGTCAGTCCTCCGCTGTCCTCGAACTCGAGCATGCTGCTGCTCGGTGGGTGACCGGTTGGTGGCTGCGTCCCCGTGGACGTCGGTGCCGAAGTTCCCAGCGTTTCCGCGTGCTGTCCATCTTCCTCCGGGGAGCTGCTGGTATCTCTTCGACTGCGCAGTAGCATGCGTCGGTGCTCGGGCGAATCGGCGCGGAAGGACGATAGCCGGGTTGGATATTGTCGCTGCAGTTGCCGCTCGGAGACGGGCTCAATCTTAATCGTCCAATTGCCACGCCCGCGACCACCCTCCTCGCCGAGGTCACCACTTCCATTTGCCACGAACGAGGCCACATCGGGTGGAGCGAACGCGAAACCTTCCACTCGCGACGCAACACTTCGGCGACGTCTTTTCGTGGCGGCCGCAGACAGtgacgaggaggacgaagGGTCGTTCGCTAACGTTGACTCACTGCCCGCTCCACCCTCGACGCCTTCCTCGTGCTGTTCGCTATTGTCCACGTGCTTCCGATCGATACGATCCCAGAAGATGCGCACTCCGGGACGTCCCTTCGCCCGACAGGGCAGCATAATCGATTCGCCCTCGCGGATCACCACGTCCACCGGCGCCTCCATGAACGTGGGTGCCTCGTACACGTACAGATACACCGAGATCGTGACGTTACCGCCCTCGTTGTGGCCCTCGCAGAAGTACTTTCCCTCGTCCTCTTGGCGCGCGTCTTCAATGCGCAGCGTATTGTCGAGCAGCTTCCGGGAGCGACCCTCCGGCAAACGGCCACTTTCCTTGCGCCAGGTCACCGTCGGCTTCGGGTCGCCGGCGAGCCCACACGGCAGATCGAAGCCCTCCCCCTCAAGCACCTCCGTGTCGTGCGGGCTCTTTACGATCGTCGGCGGAGCGAGCACCTTCAGGTGGACGGCCGGGGTCGTCTTCGTGCCGGCCATACTCTGCGCCGAACACTCGTACTTTCCCGAGTCGCTCGGTTGAATCTCCGAGATGAGCAGGCTGCCCGAGTCCACCAGCGAATGGTGCTTCCCGTTGATGTCCAGTATCTTGCCGTCCTTGATCCACAGGACGGACGGTTCGGGAATACCGCGCGGTGGCGTACAGTTCAGCACCACCGGTCCACCAACCAGCGCGACCGTGTCCTTCGGCATCAGCCGGAAGTCGTCCCGGAGCACTGCAAAACGTAAAACATCGAGGATGGCACATCAGTTATACTTTTCTTGTGTGAGCAATGGCAATAGATTTGTTTCACGCCCAAAAACTCACCTGCAATCTGTAGCGTCGCGTTCTCACTGACGGCCACTCCGGCCGAGTTCCGGGCCTCGCAGTGGTAAACGCCGGCGTCCTGTTCCCGTTTGTTTTGCGTCACCCTGGGGGAAAACAACACGAGCAAACACAACACGACAGAACAATTAGTAGAATGATTGATGCGGGCCATGTCTATCCTTTGCGTTGTGGACGCCGGCAACAATGAATTATGAAAGGATATCGGACAGAAGAGATTCGGTTCTTCTCTTTGTTTAACAAACTTGTATGTTGAAGGGACATGTAGTGGTTCTAGGAAGAATTTAACACTATGGGAGTgttagattttattttctaaagcCGATGATTGCAACAAATCTTCTTTCAGTCTGAGATTTTAGAATTGTTATCTTAAACGGCAAAGTCTACGTCAGGATTTGTCCTATTTCTATTGAGCAAATTAGCCAACACGAGTCACTCACTTCAGAATGTTTTAATAGTGATAGTAAGTGCATTTAATCGTGTGAGACAGAGTGAGAaacgtttttaataaaatcaaattaaaagttCCACGACAAAAAAGTCTTTTATAGTACATTCCACAGTTAATGAAATGCAAAAGATTCtcaaaacagaaacattgTTCTGCCGTAAAATGGGTAGCCtgttatttttgcaaacatgGAAATGCAATGCGTGTCGTATGCAATCATATAAACAGACCACAAAAAGGATATCTTCGAACGGAACGGATAAGCTAAATATGGGGGGAATCAAGCACAGTTTCGATCGGCTAATCTTCGATTGtctgatttattttctttctaaaAAATGAGACTGAGGacatacatttaaaaacaGGAGAGTTTGAAGCTTTTCAATTTCGCAACCTTTTTGGAAATGTTGCTCACACAGTCTTTTGCAATGGCCAGCTGCATTGCTATGCACTTTGAAATGCATTTTATCCACTTCTGTTGTGCTTTCTCTTATTTGTACAAGCTAtagaaacaattttttaaagacCAAGATTGAAGAGAGGATTTTTATAAGAATCACTTTAAATATTGTTAAGTTTGTGGTGTTCATGGAGTTGTCAAAAAgacactatttattttattattttttaattttacctaTCTAGGAAAAAGTTACAATAGTTACAACGTGGTTAGTTGTGGTGGGGTCACCCAAAAGAGGGTCGGAGGGAGGGAGcgacataaaaattatagtaatattttatatcaattctttgggaagcaaagtttttgctttgccttcaaaaatcgttggtttgataaatgttataaacaaattatattaaaaaagattgttctaaaaaagtatgctaaaaacgcttggcagtcaacgtgttaagacAAACCCTTTTTTTAATGCCACGGTAAATGAAAAGATTAGTTGAAAGACAACATCCCTCACTACCATCTCCTAGAAAGGATACACTATATTAATAAATGccttctatattttttttattagattAGATTCCCCCTTTCACCCATTTACATTCACACCCACACTTACCTCAGAAAGAAGAGCGATCCTTCCGGCAGGATGACGCGCCGATCGGACGGCGACAGCGGCATCCCGTTCTGGAACCAGACGAACTCGGGCGGTGGCCGGCCGGTCGCCTTGCAGTTGAGCGTCAGCGGTTCGTCCTTGGCCGCGACCGCATCCTTCGGGTGCTCGGTAATTTTCGGCCGCTGTTGTGCTGCGTTGGGCACGCGAaggggagggaagaaaagagaagagaaaaagaaaggggGTGTTGGTGAAACAGTGTTCGAAAAACGggtaaaaaatgaaagaaaaagggaagcgGGCGTTCGCTTGCGTAATGGACTGGAATAAATTCAATGACAAGCCACTGTACACACTGGGCGGGCGGCGGACTCCGGAGGGGGTGTCAGGGAAAGTGGGGCAAAGCCAGCGAAACATGATGGCGAAACCAGAATGAAATCAcccgcctgtgtgtgtgtatgtggcaaATTTATGCCTCTTTATGCTCCAGCTTTGGACACACTTCATACAAGGGGCCAGGAGAAACGTGAGGTTTTTTTACCCTTAAACAGATGAAGAAAGAGAAGCtctttttccacccttccTGAGGGAAATATACacaccatacacacacacacaatctctCATATATGCAGCACACATCGGTGGTCTAAGAATAGAACTCCcataatcaaatatttgtaCCGAAAAATAATGGCCCCGATTGGCCAACGTGGGGAGGGGAGAGAGGAAGGGAAGAGCGCAGGGGGTGATGGCTAATGGTATTCAAAAGAGGCGCGCGCAACACCAGTAGACACTAAGTGGATGCCATCAATTTGGGGAAGGTTTAATTCTGTCTTGACCGAGCGTGACAAAGTGTGCAGGAAGGGCATTGGCGTACGGTAGCGGGAAATGGGGGGGATCTAAGGCCATCTGGTCCATCGAGCACggggcctgctgctgctgcttccaaTTGCGCCAATAACCAgccgaacagcagcagcagcaacagcaacgcCGATGACCACAACACGACATTATATCAAAGGTTTGGTCCACTCCAGGGACGACGGAAACGCCTCGCCTCGAACACCATGGAAGCGGGGTGGTAGGCAGGGTGGGAGTGGTGTCAAGTGGTCTGACCTGCTTAAAACAAGGGAGCCGAACACGAGCGGGGAGTGGGCAGGTGTAGGAAACCAGAAGCGCAAGCAACATATGGGAAGCcacagaagaaaagaaaaacaagaccCAACCGAGCCGAgaccggggggaaaaaagggacttATTAAAAACTATGTCTATATGAGGCTTACTCATATAGACACTCGCCCTAAGAATTGCTTACAATTCCGAACCCTACCCCTAGGGATCCTCCGTTGGCTTCGTAAGCTTCTTTGCCATCGAAATGGGGGAAATACACCAGCACGAGGTTCTTTCCcaagacaaaataaaattaaacgacTTAATTCGACAGGGGAACAGTAAAACATGGGGAGAAAGTAcaaagcaaagaagaaaactcCCACCTTTGCATATTGAGAgaaatcgatggaaaatgagcaaagattttcttttccaaccaaGGGGGGAAATTGGACAGAAATAagcaagaaaaaccaaacaaatcctCCCTGAATCAGTTTTCCCCGTTTGGATCCGCTTTTTTGGGTGAAATTATCCTTGACCCAATAcccattttgtttcgttggCCCCAGGGGGGAATTCATTGCTACCATGTAGATATGGAGGGTAAAACGTTGAATTGTGGCCAAGCTAAACATGAGGTAAATTAAATTGGGGACTATGCTTGCAAtgaagataaaaatgaaaaggaagCGGTTTTGTTTAGAAAAACGAACACGGAAAGTGCACTCGGTTCGCTCGGTTGctcatatttaattattttcttttatgtacCGTTAGTGAGACACACTTGTTCGTTACACATTTAAAACTACGCCACACTATTTGCCCTTCAAAGTtgtgaaaaactaaaaacgatTCTAGAATAAGTTCGTTCGTTGGAGCAAGGGAGTTCTTATGTCCCAAATTGTTGACTCTTCATTGCCCTTTAAATAAGTGTCTAATAAGATGTAGTTTCTCTACacaaatatttaacaaattctaattatgaaaattaaatgatgtTCTGATTGagatttaattattatttatttattatggtATTACGGATGTTGCCGTATTGTTAGAACCAGTATACTTTAACTGAAATTTTGGTTCCTATAGCTTTTCCTCCCTGCTATTAAGCCTTTTCCTGGGATTCCTCGCTTAGAACTAATCATTACATgtacttttttaattgttttttaatccATGAATTCTTAGGCGAAGTTATACATTTTTCGTATAAATTTCTCTTTCTCCTCTTACCAAGGAGTTTTTTGGTGGAGCCTAAATAATTCACCTCATAAGAGTGACgaatttttattgctattgTGTACACCATTGATTacaaaacattgaaacaaaatgcTGAGTTTCTCCAATGACTGAAGTTCAAAAATGTCCATGAGTCCCTGGAGACTCGGGGTTTAAAATGGAGGTAATATCAACAATTTTCATCGGGATTGAACGCAAATTGCATCAATACAAGCTACCTCTCCATTACATCAGTGTGGGTTTGTATTAttgaacagaaaataaaagcaattcTTAAGTGCATtaatagttttcaattgttCCATGAAAACCGAACCCGGAATTAAAAAGGTGATAGTTAATCATTGTGCATACTGAATGTTCCTTTCGTTGTACATAATTTTTCCGGAAAACATGCGGATGCAGCGATTTACGGGATcgggaaaaaattaaacaataaaatcaattggCCTCCTTCCAAACGAATTTAATCACCCATTTCACGGACTATCACTATCACCACCAacaaccaacaccaccacttGGAAAGCTGGGAAGGGTGGGGAAAATATAATAACATGCACTCTCGCGGCCTCCGCAGCCCTCCGTCTTCGTCGCTGCATTCGAACCTTTAACCCATCGGGACGAAACCGATGCCATCGTTGTTGGGGGCTGCAACGCCGCGCGACAACAAGAACATAATCCCCCCTCCCTACACCACCCCCCAAGCCACATCCCTCTCCCGATGATCGAACGAATAAACACCCAAAACGGGACGAGCATAAATGGGGCAGCAGAGAAGCAGCATTCGTTTTATGAAACGACGACCCACAACAAACATCGTTTGAACTTGTGTCGGCTGCGGTGGTATTGACACTTCCCTCCGGGGCTGTgtcttgtgtttgtttgtgggaCGAGAGGAAGCTGGAAGAGGGTTCCCGAATTGATAGGCTATTTGGATCATTGCGTTAGAGTGGATTCCTCCAATCGTCTAGAAGCTCACTACTTCAACAGTCCGGGGAGAGAGAGGCAAAAGCCGGTGTCTGTTTTTAGGAAaaccaaaagggaaaacatctTGCCTCGAATGTGCTGGTAATAAATTGATTCAATTGCGGATTTTCTTTCCCCATCCATCATCCTAGGGGGGCGGGTTTCAAAGAGGTGGATTTCAATGAACTCGCCGCTTTGCACTTGGAGGATGGAAAGTGAACTCCAAATGGTGCCAGATCTTACACGCTTTCTGGACTTTGCTTCGGTGCCTTTCTGCCTTTGAtggtaaatattttgcaacaaGTTGAGACCGGATCCACGAAGCATTCGGTGAGGACAAGAAGGTGGAGCAGAAACCGTTCTTATTTACGTTCCTTctaaattttttattgtaacTTGAATAGCTGATTGAAAGAGGAGAAACTTTGACGGTATGAACATTAATTTTCCTTCATgttatttcactttttcactcCCACTACATTGGTTTACGAGCTTCCCTGTAGCGAGAGGAATCCTCTTCCAACCAACACCACTGCCAGAACACTGTAGAGAGCGAGGCAAAACTGGTCCTCGTCTCTTGCCAATCATCGACTGCAGCGATTTAGTGCGGCAGGATCATTATCCTTCACTTCTTTTTCTCGTACGGGGATGTGGGAAATTCTTTTGCCAACAGAAGGGGGGTGTAGTGTCCGTCCCGTGTGTCGGAAAGCCATTCGATTGATGTCCTGTGGCGCCAGAAAGTAGGCCACCAACTATTGTGTGGAGCTAGAACGATTGATGAAGGCTTGCAGGAGGAGGAAGGAACGGGAAACGGGGTTCTGGTAACCACacagttttaaaaaagttttccttcttctgttTGCCATATGTGCGTTAGGagggtttgaaaaaaaaatgaaactccACACGTTGCTTTAAATCATGGGAAACTGGTAACCGCAATATGGGTTAGCAAGATGTATTTCAACGTCGAAGTCGAAGGTATTCGTTGAACACATGTTGCAATGACTGATATTAAATTGCccatccagttttttttttctatttaattaaGCACCTAATTGCTTTGTTTAACACGTTCAACGCCGAGGGTTTTtggagcattttttaagtacaatcttttttgatgaaatttggaag from Anopheles coustani chromosome 3, idAnoCousDA_361_x.2, whole genome shotgun sequence harbors:
- the LOC131259084 gene encoding protein sax-3-like: MRRKTVSLGGGPGRWEAACGGGIGQVVAVLLIISSLYNPSVEAQQRPKITEHPKDAVAAKDEPLTLNCKATGRPPPEFVWFQNGMPLSPSDRRVILPEGSLFFLRVTQNKREQDAGVYHCEARNSAGVAVSENATLQIAVLRDDFRLMPKDTVALVGGPVVLNCTPPRGIPEPSVLWIKDGKILDINGKHHSLVDSGSLLISEIQPSDSGKYECSAQSMAGTKTTPAVHLKVLAPPTIVKSPHDTEVLEGEGFDLPCGLAGDPKPTVTWRKESGRLPEGRSRKLLDNTLRIEDARQEDEGKYFCEGHNEGGNVTISVYLYVYEAPTFMEAPVDVVIREGESIMLPCRAKGRPGVRIFWDRIDRKHVDNSEQHEEGVEGGAGSESTLANDPSSSSSLSAAATKRRRRSVASRVEGFAFAPPDVASFVANGSGDLGEEGGRGRGNWTIKIEPVSERQLQRQYPTRLSSFRADSPEHRRMLLRSRRDTSSSPEEDGQHAETLGTSAPTSTGTQPPTGHPPSSSMLEFEDSGGLTLKQISKGDEGWYACAAINEAGSIVKKIRLTVLGKDEPVDVRKDALAAGYEQHRWANHHQFIVLNNVFTVSASSIGVTWDVTDSTSRMQLRMYYRVASRPVDYYLYNSSFSSVLTTSNLKELTLTGLRPYSEYEIFASIPEGLAGSVSNIRRGRTLDGPPTAPPTDVRVGVINTTAAFVRWSPPPAHLLNGELTGYKIQIKSNATNKVLGQMSLNSSTQSVVINSLTPGAMYIARVASLTAGGIGPYSSPTPLHMDPQNIVRTDPTPSYWTASWMSGTALVVVCVGIISAAIFAIFWTVRKKQSVKASYPGPSVTTIIPDKQHTLWLHGNTLVKAHPSHSLDPPSTSEYAELTNNTMPSAQQMGKLMNNLGGGGNIPPEPYATVTLQRGGMMTLGGLGGGGGPGGGGMGPTLSEESCLKCSNGNSPASSNEYNAPMREPINISDVLPPPPDHPYGTYRPPNNMTIRTNPAALSPQMMRKNGGGGPNQSNGSQPRWDTLPPPIPSFPQNWIRQHPNQHHHQHHPNHHHQQQLNHQDMYNNVSGPENDYESGSVLYEQCYRTGPPSSGGGSAGGGSGINDPMLIGGNIEFFSQAGEPTEEFYRNVNQEFSDDMGFEPASPPAPCPESVPFNGAKYLSSESPMMTARRQHNSGVGGRGGGYGGGHHHPMNHPHQQQQQQQQQQQQHGQNSVEHSSDDSECDCGNGSNEGRWVPRTKPRTRSRSKSTDRKYNRNLIR